A single Paratractidigestivibacter faecalis DNA region contains:
- a CDS encoding FAD-binding protein, which yields MTRVVTNGTDGCCDVLVVGAGIAGTQAALAAAQSDVRVALASAGGTFSGSSFFAGTWGLGLIAPDGKNDVDDLVDAICEVGRGVADPALARVLAAGAGPAVARLQALGCELQEASNAGERDFIPCFDRKHRNWHGLGRESYRGAMGAALAAAGVEVLPHRELLDLVSSSSQDGEKCVTGAVLYDSESNELQVIGTKAVVLATGGVGGLYSRTLTMPDVLGTAQAVALRHGASLVNPEFIQIMPGLTEPVQNVVFNERTFRYAHVEGLDGGYAEELLDERAGHGPFTASLADRAVDLAVVAAGDAGAQVGYHLPERLPEFMQTYFDWFRASFGRDPADGVRIAPYAHASNGGIRIDAAASTGVAGLYACGECTGGMHGADRIGGLSSANGLVFGHIAGTSAAAWAFGTHHTPEPTGEKDALLPCLASREAAGALAGLRGLMQERCMVVRSEEGLLACLAGLHELEERIQGALEPCEDARQLAETRRAQDALLTARALATAMLNRRESRGAHFRADAPDEDPAQARPTIMRLADVL from the coding sequence ATGACCAGAGTTGTAACCAACGGGACGGACGGCTGCTGCGACGTGCTGGTGGTGGGGGCGGGCATCGCCGGGACACAGGCGGCGCTGGCCGCGGCGCAGTCAGACGTCCGCGTGGCGCTGGCAAGCGCGGGTGGCACGTTCTCGGGCTCGAGCTTCTTTGCCGGCACCTGGGGGCTAGGGCTCATCGCTCCCGACGGCAAGAATGACGTGGACGACCTTGTGGATGCCATCTGCGAGGTCGGGCGCGGCGTGGCCGACCCCGCGCTGGCACGCGTCCTTGCCGCGGGAGCGGGACCTGCCGTGGCACGGCTCCAGGCCCTGGGCTGCGAGCTCCAGGAGGCAAGCAACGCAGGCGAGAGGGACTTCATCCCCTGCTTTGACCGCAAGCACAGGAACTGGCACGGCCTGGGGCGCGAGTCCTACCGCGGCGCCATGGGCGCGGCCCTTGCCGCGGCGGGCGTGGAGGTACTCCCCCACCGCGAGCTGCTGGACCTCGTCAGCAGCAGCTCCCAGGACGGCGAGAAGTGCGTGACGGGCGCCGTGCTCTATGACTCGGAGTCAAACGAGCTGCAGGTCATTGGGACCAAGGCGGTGGTGCTTGCCACCGGCGGCGTGGGCGGGCTCTACAGCCGAACCCTCACCATGCCCGACGTCCTGGGCACGGCGCAGGCGGTGGCGCTGCGGCATGGGGCGAGCCTCGTCAACCCGGAGTTCATCCAGATCATGCCGGGCCTCACCGAGCCCGTCCAGAACGTCGTCTTCAACGAGAGGACCTTTCGCTACGCACACGTCGAGGGGCTGGACGGCGGATACGCCGAGGAGCTCCTGGACGAGCGCGCAGGCCACGGCCCCTTCACCGCAAGCCTTGCGGACAGGGCCGTTGACCTGGCCGTGGTTGCCGCCGGAGACGCCGGCGCCCAGGTGGGTTACCACCTGCCGGAGCGCCTTCCGGAGTTCATGCAGACCTACTTTGACTGGTTCCGCGCCTCCTTTGGGCGCGACCCCGCCGACGGCGTGCGCATTGCGCCCTACGCGCACGCGTCAAATGGCGGCATCCGCATAGACGCCGCTGCCTCGACCGGCGTCGCCGGGCTCTACGCCTGCGGCGAGTGCACGGGCGGCATGCACGGTGCGGACCGCATCGGCGGCCTCTCGAGCGCAAACGGCCTGGTCTTTGGGCACATCGCCGGCACGAGCGCCGCAGCCTGGGCATTTGGCACCCACCACACGCCCGAGCCTACAGGCGAGAAGGACGCGCTTCTCCCCTGCCTTGCGTCGCGAGAGGCGGCAGGCGCGCTGGCGGGGCTCAGGGGCCTCATGCAGGAGCGCTGCATGGTCGTGCGCAGCGAGGAGGGGCTTCTGGCCTGCCTTGCGGGGCTACACGAGCTCGAGGAACGCATCCAGGGCGCCCTTGAGCCCTGCGAGGACGCACGCCAGCTGGCCGAGACGCGCCGCGCGCAGGACGCGCTTCTGACCGCCCGGGCTCTGGCCACGGCAATGCTGAACCGCCGTGAGAGCCGCGGCGCACACTTCCGCGCGGACGCTCCCGACGAGGACCCGGCACAGGCACGTCCCACCATCATGCGGCTGGCCGACGTGCTGTAA
- a CDS encoding ABC transporter permease has translation MAKDQGAALDRKKLMGDPIMVTTIVVLIAFLTLFILYPLAILLVDSFVTDSGPSFEVFTRIFQMGSFTTAITNTLAVGFLVSIVSALVGLLFAYVEVYVKLKTKFMSGLFQVVSMLPVVSPPFVLSLSIIMLFGKSGLITRYLLGMYDNSVYGFWGIFVVQTLTFFPVCYMMLKGLLKNIDPSLEEAARDMGASRWKVFTSVTLPLVLPGLGNAFLVTFIESIADFANPMIIGGSYDTLATTIYLQITGAYDKQGAAAMAVVLLCITLLMFIVQKYVLEAKSTATLSGKASRARMLITDASVRIPLTVICCALAIFVVVMYLCVPFGALFKTWGYDFSLTTKWFEQVFTKYHGFQAFRDSFLLSLIAAPITAILSMVISYLVVKRNFRTKGFIEAVSMLAMAVPGTVLGVGYIRGFSGGIFHTGVLQGIYGSAAILIIVFIVRSLPTGTRSGISALRQIDKSIEESAYDMGADSFTVFRTVTLPLIKDSFFSGLVTAFVRSITAISAIILLVTPQFFLITVQINEFAEKGNYGIACAFATILIVITYGSVLLMNLAIKHFGTSKKLATEED, from the coding sequence ATGGCAAAGGACCAAGGCGCGGCTCTCGACCGTAAGAAGTTGATGGGCGACCCCATCATGGTGACCACCATCGTGGTGCTCATCGCCTTCCTGACCCTGTTCATCCTGTACCCGCTGGCAATCCTGCTCGTGGACTCCTTCGTCACGGACTCCGGTCCGAGCTTCGAGGTCTTCACGCGCATCTTCCAGATGGGTTCGTTCACCACGGCCATCACCAACACCCTGGCCGTCGGCTTCCTCGTGAGCATCGTGTCCGCGCTCGTGGGCCTGCTGTTTGCCTACGTTGAGGTCTACGTCAAGCTCAAGACCAAGTTCATGAGCGGCCTGTTCCAGGTCGTCTCCATGCTGCCCGTGGTCTCCCCGCCGTTCGTGCTCTCGCTCTCCATCATCATGCTCTTCGGCAAGTCTGGCCTCATCACCCGCTATCTGCTGGGCATGTACGACAACTCTGTCTACGGCTTCTGGGGCATTTTCGTCGTCCAGACCCTGACCTTCTTCCCGGTCTGCTACATGATGCTCAAGGGCCTGCTCAAGAACATCGACCCCTCCCTCGAGGAGGCCGCGCGCGACATGGGCGCCTCCCGCTGGAAGGTCTTCACCAGCGTCACGCTGCCCCTCGTCCTTCCCGGCCTGGGCAACGCCTTCCTGGTCACGTTCATCGAGTCCATCGCCGACTTTGCCAACCCCATGATCATCGGCGGCTCCTACGACACGCTGGCCACCACCATCTATCTGCAGATCACCGGCGCCTACGACAAGCAGGGCGCGGCCGCCATGGCAGTCGTGCTTCTCTGCATCACGCTTTTGATGTTCATCGTCCAGAAGTACGTGCTGGAGGCCAAGTCCACGGCCACGCTCTCCGGCAAGGCCAGCCGCGCCCGCATGCTCATCACTGACGCCTCCGTGCGCATCCCGCTCACCGTCATCTGCTGCGCGCTTGCCATCTTCGTCGTCGTGATGTACCTCTGCGTGCCCTTCGGCGCCCTGTTCAAGACCTGGGGCTACGACTTCAGCCTGACCACCAAGTGGTTCGAGCAAGTCTTCACCAAGTACCACGGCTTCCAGGCGTTCCGCGATTCCTTCCTGCTGTCGCTCATCGCCGCCCCGATCACGGCCATCCTGTCCATGGTCATCTCCTATCTCGTGGTCAAGCGTAACTTCCGCACCAAGGGCTTCATCGAGGCCGTTTCCATGCTCGCCATGGCCGTCCCCGGCACCGTCCTGGGCGTCGGCTACATCCGCGGCTTCTCCGGCGGCATCTTCCACACGGGCGTCCTGCAGGGCATCTACGGCTCTGCCGCCATCCTGATCATCGTCTTCATCGTGCGCTCGCTGCCCACCGGCACCCGCTCGGGCATCTCGGCGCTGAGGCAGATCGACAAGTCCATCGAGGAGTCCGCCTACGACATGGGCGCCGACAGCTTCACCGTTTTCCGCACGGTCACGCTGCCCCTCATCAAGGACTCGTTCTTCAGCGGCCTCGTCACCGCGTTCGTGCGCTCCATCACCGCAATCTCCGCGATCATCCTGCTGGTCACGCCGCAGTTCTTCCTCATCACGGTGCAGATCAACGAGTTCGCCGAGAAGGGCAACTACGGCATCGCCTGCGCGTTCGCAACCATCCTGATCGTCATCACGTACGGCTCGGTTCTCCTCATGAACCTTGCCATCAAGCACTTCGGTACCAGCAAGAAGCTCGCAACTGAGGAGGACTAG
- the uvrC gene encoding excinuclease ABC subunit UvrC: protein MAEPSADSAPSLAEQVAQVPTDPGCYLWKDASGKVVYVGKAKNLRARMRQYVTLQDDRAKIPLMMEVIRGFDYVVVGSEHEALVLERNLIAQYHPYFNVDLKDDKSYPYIAITESDVFPAIKYTRERHRAGTRYFGPYTDAKAARETMDTLRKCVPICVATCAEWKRAKRLLEKAPDQASVANLMLAEKCRPCFNSHVGKGPGVCCGAIDTVEYARHVDQVERFLQGHRAGVVGELTQQMTDAAADLDFERAGRIKRRLDAIGALDVRQQVMFPDNTSLDAIGVYREETISAACVFVVREGRVIRSVEFILDKGLDVGEEELQGGFLKRYYDETADIPAEVCLSCDLPDAEVLEGWLAQKRGHLCRLHRPQRGEKKRLLDMAAANARHALMRYMVRTGYADDRTNKALLQLESALALDAPPMRIECFDISTLHGRFTVASMVVFTNGRPDKSQYRRFKIKADLDEANDFVSMSEVLGRRYSPERMDDERFGSRPDLLVVDGGKPQLTAAMEQLAALGLDIPVCGLAKSDEEVFVPWDETPVVLPSGSASLYLIKQVRDESHRFAITFHRELRDRAMTVSVLDDVPGVGPKRKRQIMRHFGSLKRLKAASEEEIAAIPGVPAEVAHSVWQTLRAWDAEAAGVAEKAAKPE from the coding sequence GTGGCAGAGCCCTCCGCAGACAGCGCGCCCTCCCTGGCCGAGCAGGTGGCCCAGGTTCCTACGGACCCGGGCTGCTACCTGTGGAAGGACGCCTCCGGCAAGGTGGTCTACGTGGGCAAGGCCAAGAACCTGCGCGCCCGCATGCGCCAGTACGTCACGCTCCAGGATGACCGCGCCAAGATCCCCCTCATGATGGAGGTCATCCGCGGCTTTGACTACGTGGTGGTGGGCAGCGAGCACGAGGCCCTGGTGCTGGAGAGAAACCTCATAGCCCAATACCACCCCTACTTCAACGTGGACCTCAAGGACGACAAGTCCTACCCCTACATTGCCATCACGGAGTCTGACGTATTCCCGGCCATCAAGTACACGCGCGAGCGCCACCGCGCCGGCACGCGCTACTTTGGCCCCTACACCGACGCCAAGGCCGCGCGAGAGACCATGGACACCCTGCGCAAGTGCGTGCCCATCTGCGTGGCCACCTGCGCGGAGTGGAAGCGCGCCAAGCGCCTGCTCGAGAAGGCCCCTGACCAGGCCTCCGTTGCCAACCTCATGCTTGCCGAGAAGTGCCGGCCCTGCTTTAACTCCCACGTTGGCAAGGGTCCGGGCGTCTGCTGCGGCGCCATCGACACCGTGGAGTACGCCCGTCACGTGGACCAGGTGGAGCGCTTCCTGCAGGGCCACCGAGCGGGCGTCGTGGGCGAGCTCACCCAGCAGATGACCGACGCTGCGGCCGACCTCGACTTCGAGCGTGCCGGCCGCATCAAGCGCCGCCTGGACGCCATCGGGGCCCTTGACGTGCGCCAGCAGGTGATGTTCCCGGACAACACGAGCCTTGACGCCATCGGCGTGTACCGCGAGGAGACCATCAGCGCCGCCTGCGTCTTCGTGGTGCGCGAGGGCCGCGTCATCCGCTCCGTGGAGTTCATCCTCGACAAGGGCCTGGACGTGGGGGAGGAGGAGCTCCAGGGCGGCTTCCTCAAGCGCTACTACGACGAGACGGCTGACATCCCCGCCGAGGTCTGCCTCTCCTGCGACCTCCCCGACGCGGAGGTCCTGGAGGGCTGGCTCGCGCAGAAGCGCGGGCACCTCTGCCGCCTCCACCGTCCTCAGCGCGGCGAGAAGAAGCGTCTTCTTGACATGGCTGCCGCCAACGCGCGTCACGCCCTCATGCGCTACATGGTGCGCACCGGCTATGCCGACGACCGCACCAACAAGGCCCTGCTCCAGCTCGAGAGCGCGCTCGCGCTGGACGCCCCGCCCATGCGCATAGAGTGCTTCGACATCTCCACCCTGCACGGCCGCTTCACGGTGGCCTCCATGGTGGTCTTCACCAACGGCCGGCCCGACAAGTCCCAGTACCGCCGCTTCAAGATCAAGGCCGACCTCGACGAGGCAAACGACTTCGTCTCCATGTCCGAGGTCCTGGGCCGCCGCTACTCTCCCGAGCGCATGGACGACGAGCGGTTTGGCTCCCGGCCGGACCTGCTGGTGGTCGATGGCGGAAAGCCCCAGCTCACGGCCGCCATGGAGCAGCTCGCGGCCCTTGGGCTGGACATCCCGGTCTGCGGCCTTGCCAAGTCCGACGAGGAGGTCTTCGTCCCCTGGGACGAGACCCCGGTGGTGCTGCCCTCCGGCTCCGCCTCGCTCTACCTCATCAAGCAGGTCAGAGACGAGTCCCACCGCTTTGCCATCACGTTCCACCGCGAGCTCAGGGACCGCGCGATGACGGTCTCCGTACTGGACGACGTGCCGGGCGTGGGCCCCAAGCGCAAGCGCCAGATCATGCGCCACTTCGGCTCGCTCAAGCGCCTCAAGGCCGCCTCCGAGGAGGAGATAGCCGCCATCCCCGGCGTGCCCGCCGAGGTGGCCCACTCCGTCTGGCAGACCCTGCGTGCCTGGGACGCCGAGGCCGCAGGCGTCGCCGAGAAGGCCGCCAAGCCCGAGTAG
- a CDS encoding GNAT family N-acetyltransferase, whose amino-acid sequence MQLREVTFQRFEEEAQELGVCLPIEQTSAWARLEATIEGRSQWGCFRITEPAADGGEKTVALISFADYLTHGYHYLRAHHAPVWVGGAPTPEQESEALDAIASYVRRRDRKVAFVRLAVAAELPQTSPVLSGIPYDNTVVVDLTGGDEAILDRMKTRGRRDVRKALRESPVTCADETERATECFDEYYDVMVETAERDGFSPAPKSDYQDMIRILGPEHCRVFAGRDPEGKVVTWAISTISGTHAVYYYAASRGATKSQFVTDKLFYFECCELGRRGCTQYDLMGIGSDFSPALLGLNMFKTKFAKEVTVVAPDRDLPVKRGFYNALQSLQSVRRSRREAARAKAAEAQKARPREDLLPVILGGDISAYAYGREFHEAFHVRSHAMNQAFVGALEHSALFDFTVTSSIEPAELRQKISALAEANPAKKLPVIPSTDALVASLEQIRDELPANVVLPIPTPEAFARVCDKRAFQEACERLGLPTPATEVVSLAGPAAPAPCGLPFPVVAKPARTAEYSHLYEQGFKKIYSCDDQAALDALWASLRDAGFAGDFLVQERIDGDDTHMGALTFYVGANGQMQAFGAAQALLEDHAPTMRGNSVAMVSRVWPDLMEKCQRLVAELGYTGLGEVDVKRDPRTGEWLFLELNPRAGRNSYYMAAAGVNPMRAMVTDLVDGRGKKLWVADEPALYTLVPQSLLERYIADPALLAEVRDLVAQGRSFDPQRYDADRGLRRMLDVELTEKNQIRKFARFYPERTDSSF is encoded by the coding sequence ATGCAGCTGAGAGAGGTCACGTTCCAGAGGTTCGAGGAGGAGGCCCAGGAGCTGGGCGTCTGCCTTCCCATCGAGCAGACCTCGGCCTGGGCCCGCCTTGAGGCCACCATCGAGGGCCGCTCCCAGTGGGGCTGCTTCCGCATCACCGAGCCCGCGGCCGATGGCGGCGAGAAGACCGTCGCGCTCATCTCCTTTGCGGACTACCTCACGCACGGCTACCACTACCTGCGTGCCCACCACGCCCCCGTCTGGGTGGGCGGCGCGCCCACGCCCGAGCAAGAGTCCGAGGCGCTCGACGCCATTGCCTCCTACGTCCGCCGCCGGGACCGCAAGGTGGCCTTCGTGCGCCTGGCCGTTGCCGCCGAGCTGCCCCAGACCAGCCCCGTGCTCTCCGGCATCCCCTACGACAACACCGTGGTCGTGGACCTCACCGGCGGAGACGAGGCCATCCTTGACCGCATGAAGACCCGCGGCAGGCGAGACGTGCGCAAGGCCCTGCGCGAGTCCCCGGTGACCTGCGCGGACGAGACCGAGCGCGCCACCGAGTGCTTTGACGAGTACTACGACGTCATGGTCGAGACCGCCGAGCGTGACGGCTTCAGCCCCGCCCCCAAGTCCGACTACCAGGACATGATTCGCATCCTCGGCCCGGAGCACTGCCGCGTCTTTGCCGGCCGCGACCCCGAGGGCAAGGTCGTGACCTGGGCCATCTCCACCATCTCGGGCACCCACGCCGTCTACTACTACGCCGCCTCCCGCGGCGCCACCAAGAGCCAGTTCGTGACCGACAAGCTCTTCTACTTCGAGTGCTGCGAGCTGGGCCGTCGCGGCTGCACCCAGTACGACCTCATGGGCATCGGCTCGGACTTCTCGCCGGCGCTGCTGGGGCTCAACATGTTCAAGACCAAGTTTGCCAAGGAGGTCACCGTGGTGGCCCCCGACCGCGACCTTCCCGTCAAGCGCGGCTTCTACAACGCCCTGCAGTCCCTGCAGTCGGTCCGCCGCAGCCGCCGCGAGGCCGCCCGCGCCAAGGCCGCCGAGGCCCAGAAGGCCCGCCCGCGCGAGGACCTTCTCCCCGTCATCCTGGGCGGGGACATCTCCGCCTACGCCTACGGCCGCGAGTTCCACGAGGCCTTCCACGTGCGTTCCCACGCCATGAACCAGGCCTTCGTCGGTGCGCTGGAGCACTCGGCGCTCTTTGACTTCACGGTCACCTCCTCCATCGAGCCTGCGGAGCTCAGGCAGAAGATCTCCGCGCTCGCAGAGGCCAATCCCGCAAAGAAGCTGCCGGTCATCCCCTCCACGGACGCCCTCGTGGCCTCTCTGGAACAGATTCGCGACGAGCTCCCGGCTAACGTGGTCCTGCCCATCCCCACGCCCGAGGCCTTTGCCCGCGTCTGCGACAAGCGCGCCTTCCAGGAGGCCTGCGAGAGGCTCGGCCTGCCCACGCCCGCAACCGAGGTCGTGAGCCTTGCCGGGCCTGCGGCCCCCGCGCCCTGCGGCCTGCCCTTCCCGGTGGTGGCAAAGCCGGCCCGCACGGCCGAGTACAGCCACCTCTACGAGCAGGGCTTCAAGAAGATCTACTCCTGCGACGACCAGGCTGCGCTGGACGCCCTCTGGGCGAGCCTGCGCGACGCCGGCTTTGCGGGCGACTTCCTCGTCCAGGAGCGCATAGACGGCGACGACACCCACATGGGCGCCCTCACGTTCTACGTGGGCGCAAACGGCCAGATGCAGGCCTTCGGCGCCGCCCAGGCGCTGCTGGAGGACCACGCGCCCACCATGCGCGGCAACTCCGTGGCCATGGTCAGCCGCGTTTGGCCCGACCTCATGGAGAAGTGCCAGCGCCTGGTGGCCGAGCTCGGCTACACGGGCCTGGGCGAGGTCGACGTCAAGCGCGACCCCAGGACGGGGGAGTGGCTCTTCCTGGAGCTCAACCCGCGCGCGGGCCGCAACTCCTACTACATGGCGGCGGCTGGCGTGAACCCCATGCGCGCCATGGTGACTGACCTCGTGGACGGCCGAGGCAAGAAGCTCTGGGTGGCCGACGAACCGGCCCTCTACACGCTGGTGCCGCAGTCCCTCCTCGAGCGCTACATAGCGGACCCCGCGCTTCTCGCCGAGGTGAGGGACCTCGTGGCCCAGGGCCGCAGCTTTGACCCGCAGCGCTACGACGCCGACCGCGGCCTGCGCCGCATGCTCGACGTGGAGCTCACCGAGAAGAACCAGATCCGCAAGTTCGCCCGCTTCTACCCCGAGCGCACGGACAGCTCGTTCTAG
- the hisI gene encoding phosphoribosyl-AMP cyclohydrolase codes for MSSGSEDYTYAGERPQAVDLADARVKFDERGLVPCVVQQAGTGEVLMVAWMSEESLRLTLETGTTWFWSRSRQELWNKGATSGNMQQVRRLLVDCDADTLLVEVDSPGPACHTGHRSCFFREISR; via the coding sequence ATGTCATCAGGTTCAGAGGATTATACCTACGCTGGCGAGAGGCCCCAGGCCGTGGACCTGGCGGACGCCCGCGTGAAGTTCGACGAGCGGGGCCTGGTGCCCTGCGTGGTGCAGCAGGCGGGCACCGGTGAGGTCCTCATGGTGGCGTGGATGAGCGAGGAGTCCCTGCGCCTCACGCTTGAGACCGGCACCACCTGGTTCTGGAGCCGCAGCCGCCAGGAGCTCTGGAACAAGGGCGCCACCAGCGGAAACATGCAGCAGGTGAGGCGCCTTCTGGTGGACTGCGACGCAGACACGCTGCTCGTCGAGGTGGACTCGCCGGGCCCCGCGTGCCACACCGGCCACCGCAGCTGCTTCTTCCGAGAGATCTCCCGCTAG
- the hisE gene encoding phosphoribosyl-ATP diphosphatase translates to MGVRTANVQDGNIGETLTGLAEVIHGRREASPEQSYTARLLQGEEDELLKKIAEEASEVIMACKDNDHDHIRYEAGDLVYHLMVTLERYGVTLPELAGELDARHK, encoded by the coding sequence ATGGGCGTCAGGACAGCAAACGTGCAGGACGGCAACATCGGGGAGACCCTCACCGGGCTGGCCGAGGTCATCCACGGGCGCCGCGAGGCCTCGCCCGAGCAGTCCTACACCGCCAGGCTGCTGCAGGGCGAGGAGGACGAGCTTCTCAAGAAGATCGCCGAGGAGGCCAGCGAGGTCATCATGGCCTGCAAGGACAACGACCACGACCACATCCGCTACGAGGCGGGCGACCTGGTCTACCACCTCATGGTCACCCTGGAGCGCTATGGCGTGACCCTCCCCGAGCTCGCCGGCGAGCTCGACGCCCGCCACAAGTAG
- a CDS encoding ABC transporter ATP-binding protein, translating into MAKEKKGVRLDHVSKIYQDPKTGKDFYAVHDANINIEPGEFVTLLGPSGCGKTTILRMIAGFESPNEGEIYLGGEPINELTPNKRDTAMVFQSYALLPHYNIFDNVAYGLKLRKLPKDQITEKVHGILGMVGLEGMEDRMTNQLSGGQQQRVALARALVLEPGVLLFDEPLSNLDAKLRVDMRNEIRRIQQQAGITAIYVTHDQSEAMALSDNIIIMKKGVVDQIGDPHTVYYHPVDEFVADFIGESNFLRGSISKKDGESGLATIEGHEVEVASIGHLSEGDKCVLVLRPESAQLAEEGVLPCKVTLSRFMGNYQNYQVMVGDTLVKITDFNPKNHKIFEVGDEAFVKFGKEDVHVL; encoded by the coding sequence ATGGCTAAGGAGAAGAAGGGCGTCCGTCTGGACCACGTCTCCAAGATCTACCAGGACCCCAAGACCGGCAAGGACTTCTACGCCGTCCACGACGCCAACATCAACATTGAGCCCGGCGAGTTCGTCACCCTGCTCGGCCCGTCCGGCTGCGGCAAGACCACCATCCTGCGCATGATCGCCGGCTTCGAGAGCCCCAACGAGGGAGAGATCTACCTCGGCGGCGAGCCCATCAACGAGCTCACCCCCAACAAGCGCGACACCGCCATGGTGTTCCAGAGCTACGCGCTTCTCCCGCACTACAACATCTTTGACAACGTGGCCTACGGCCTGAAGCTGCGCAAGCTGCCCAAGGACCAGATCACCGAGAAGGTCCACGGCATCCTGGGCATGGTCGGCCTGGAGGGCATGGAGGACCGCATGACCAACCAGCTCTCCGGCGGCCAGCAGCAACGCGTCGCCCTGGCGCGCGCCCTGGTCCTGGAGCCGGGTGTCCTCCTCTTTGACGAGCCGCTCTCCAACCTGGACGCCAAACTGCGCGTCGACATGCGCAACGAGATCCGCCGCATCCAGCAGCAGGCTGGCATCACCGCCATCTACGTCACGCACGACCAGTCCGAGGCCATGGCGCTCTCCGACAACATCATCATCATGAAGAAGGGCGTCGTAGACCAGATCGGCGACCCGCACACCGTCTACTACCACCCCGTGGACGAGTTCGTGGCCGACTTCATCGGAGAGTCCAACTTCCTGCGCGGCTCCATCTCCAAGAAGGACGGCGAGAGCGGCCTTGCCACCATCGAGGGCCACGAGGTCGAGGTCGCCAGCATCGGCCACCTCTCCGAGGGCGACAAGTGCGTCCTGGTTCTGCGTCCCGAGAGCGCCCAGCTCGCCGAGGAAGGCGTGCTGCCCTGCAAGGTCACGCTGTCCCGCTTCATGGGCAACTACCAGAACTACCAGGTCATGGTTGGCGACACCCTCGTCAAGATCACCGACTTCAACCCCAAGAACCACAAGATCTTCGAGGTTGGCGACGAGGCCTTCGTCAAGTTTGGCAAGGAGGACGTGCACGTCCTGTAG